From a single Hypanus sabinus isolate sHypSab1 chromosome 7, sHypSab1.hap1, whole genome shotgun sequence genomic region:
- the LOC132396932 gene encoding guanine nucleotide-binding protein G(I)/G(S)/G(T) subunit beta-2, whose amino-acid sequence MSELEQLRQEAEQLRNQIRDARKACGDSTLSQITSTLDPVGRIQMRTRRTLRGHLAKIYAMHWGTDSRLLVSASQDGKLIIWDSYTTNKVHAIPLRSSWVMTCAYAPSGNYVACGGLDNICSIYSLKTREGNVRVSRELPGHTGYLSCCRFLDDNQIVTSSGDTTCALWDIETGQQTTTFTGHSGDVMSLSLSPDFKTFVSGACDASVKLWDVRDSMCRQTFTGHESDINAVCFFPNGNAFATGSDDATCRLFDLRADQELMMYSHDNIICGITSVAFSKSGRLLLAGYDDFNCNIWDSMKGDRAGVLAGHDNRVSCLGVTDDGMAVATGSWDSFLKIWN is encoded by the exons ATTACGTCCACCCTCGACCCGGTTGGGAGAATCCAGATGCGGACACGCCGCACCTTGAGGGGTCACTTGGCCAAGATCTATGCCATGCATTGGGGCACCGACTCCAG ACTGTTAGTAAGCGCCTCTCAGGATGGAAAATTAATTATCTGGGATAGCTACACAACAAATAAG GTTCACGCCATTCCACTCCGGTCGTCCTGGGTTATGACCTGTGCTTATGCCCCATCTGGTAATTACGTTGCCTGTGGTGGCCTGGACAACATCTGCTCCATCTACAGCTTAAAGACCCGCGAGGGGAACGTGCGAGTGAGCAGGGAGCTCCCAGGTCACACAG GTTATTTGTCTTGCTGCCGTTTCCTGGATGATAACCAGATTGTCACAAGCTCTGGTGATACAACCTG CGCTCTGTGGGATATTGAGACCGGGCAGCAAACAACTACCTTTACGGGCCACAGCGGAGACGTCATgagcctctccctctccccggaCTTCAAAACATTCGTGTCGGGTGCCTGTGATGCCTCAGTCAAGCTCTGGGATGTGCGGGACAGCATGTGTCGACAGACCTTCACCGGTCATGAGTCGGACATCAACGCCGTCTGT TTCTTCCCCAATGGGAATGCCTTTGCCACAGGGTCGGACGATGCCACCTGCCGGCTGTTCGACCTGCGGGCTGACCAGGAACTGATGATGTACTCCCACGACAACATCATCTGTGGCATCACATCTGTGGCCTTCTCCAAGAGTGGCCGCCTCCTGCTGGCTGGATACGACGATTTCAACTGCAACATCTGGGACTCCATGAAGGGCGACCGTGCTG GAGTCCTGGCCGGTCATGACAACAGAGTGAGTTGCCTGGGGGTGACGGACGATGGAATGGCTGTAGCGACAGGATCTTGGGACAGCTTCTTAAAAATTTGGAACTAA